From a region of the Syngnathus scovelli strain Florida chromosome 19, RoL_Ssco_1.2, whole genome shotgun sequence genome:
- the vars2 gene encoding valine--tRNA ligase, mitochondrial isoform X1 yields MMCFFVLKMWSIGSVRRLARRDAVRFCSCNSSNPSKSSAHFRLQVEKQKRKKERDNAILSSQTLADEEDLLKWSEKERILYTAQTPPGAKKDTSLPFPSSYSPDYVESSWYEWWEKEGFFRPEHHDVDELSHAVDQNFSLCIPPPNVTGTLHLGHALTVAIEDALVRWRRMQGQRVLWVPGCDHAGIATQSVVERMLLREKGKHRQDLTREEFLQEVWKWKNEKGDEIYQQLRKLGASLDWSRACFTMDQGFSQAVTEAFVRLSDAGLIYRSEALINWSCALESAISDIEVDSKELFGKTMLSVPNYEHKVEFGTMLTFAYPLDGHGGEIVVSTTRPETMLGDVAVAVHPDDPRYQNFHGMQCRHPFNDRLLPIVTDAIVDMELGTGAVKVTPAHDHTDFLLSQRHALPRLTVIGGDGKMTPLCGQWLEGVKRFDARELVVNALVEKELFRGKREHAMTLPICSRSGDVIEPLLKKQWFIRCHAMAQKAIRAVEDGQLEIIPAFYKKTWKNWLSNINDWCLSRQLWWGHQIPAYRVDFPSSTDKQEVVHQSCLTGLCQTMEQWVWGKNEDEARQRASVKYGVKAQDLTLTPDSDVLDTWFSSALFPFAMLGWPQQTTDFQRFYPNSMLETGSDLIFFWVARMVMLATELTGHLPFKQVLLHSLVRDKHGRKMSKSLGNVIDPLDVIHGVSLERLQQKVKEGNLEPREQAVALEAQRKDFPKGIPQCGTDALRFALCAHKMMGEDISLSIAQVLSCRHFCNKMWQTLRFTLGALGDNTRPVGNLDQVSDLGSMERWICSRLYSTVAQVEWAFEEYELHTVTAALYSFWVHDLCDIYLESVKPVLLKQNEGSGGKARPAASVVLYHCVSASLALLSPIMPFLTEELWQRLQPFRSPAAAQTASLCLQPYPRSSQLKHWHFPEEERDFLLVQEVIRVARFLRAQGGLTKEKPPMWVVCSPSQAQILLHFGSAVWTLSRVSRFNVYCPQEAAVSCAPPPKGCLVGVVDHTCRLHLPLQSAVNMTKQVARLTQRRSKLVPKLDELLCKIQSPEYLHKVPAHIREQMERKLSAFQQELKTIEDQLQVLQMTECPTGSHSNDGDQCPTQRS; encoded by the exons ATGATGTGTTTTTTCGTTTTGAAGATGTGGTCGATAGGTAGTGTTCGAAGGCTGGCAAGGAGAGATGCGGTCAGGTTCTGTTCTTGTAACTCGTCCAACCCCTCTAAGTCAAGCGCACATTTTCGTCTCcaagttgaaaaacaaaaacggaAAAAAGAGAGGGACAACGCCATACTATCCTCTCAAACCCTT GCTGATGAAGAAGACCTTCTCAAATGGAGCGAGAAGGAGCGAATTCTCTACACTGCTCAGACGCCACCCGGGGCAAAGAAAG ACACAAGCTTGCCATTCCCATCGTCATACAGCCCAGACTATGTGGAATCCAGCTGGTATGAGTGGTGGGAGAAGGAGGGATTCTTTCGGCCTGAGCACCAT GATGTTGATGAGTTATCTCACGCTGTGGATCAGAACTTCTCTCTGTGTATACCGCCACCAAATGTCACAGGGACTCTGCATCTGGGTCATGCTTTGACCGTAGCAATAGAAGATGCTTTGGTTCGATG GAGAAGGATGCAGGGCCAAAGAGTACTCTGGGTCCCTGGCTGTGATCATGCTGGTATAGCAACACAG AGCGTGGTGGAAAGGATGCTGCTCCGGGAAAAAGGGAAGCACAGGCAAGACTTGACTCGAGAAGAGTTTTTACAGGAGgtttggaaatggaaaaatga GAAAGGAGATGAGATCTATCAGCAGCTGAGGAAACTGGGTGCATCCTTGGACTGGAGTAGAGCCTGTTTCACCATGGATCAA GGTTTCAGTCAGGCAGTAACGGAGGCTTTTGTGCGTCTAAGTGATGCTGGTCTGATCTATCGCTCAGAGGCTCTGATCAATTGGAGCTGTGCTCTGGAGTCGGCCATCTCCGATATAGAG GTCGATTCAAAGGAACTATTTGGGAAAACCATGCTGTCTGTGCCGAATTATGAGCACAAAGTGGAATTTGGAACCATGCTCACCTTTGCATACCCCCTAGATGGCCACG GTGGAGAAATCGTGGTGTCAACAACTCGCCCAGAGACCATGCTGGGAGATGTGGCCGTAGCCGTTCATCCTGACGATCCTCGATACCAG AATTTCCACGGAATGCAATGCCGCCACCCCTTCAACGACAGACTGCTGCCCATTGTCACTGATGCAATTGTGGACATGGAGCTCGGGACAG GTGCGGTAAAGGTGACTCCTGCTCATGACCACACAGACTTCCTGTTGTCCCAGAGACACGCTCTGCCCCGCCTAACGGTGATTGGAGGAGATGGCAAGATGACTCCACTCTGTGGACAATGGCTGGAG GGAGTGAAGCGTTTTGATGCCAGAGAGCTGGTCGTAAACGCTCTGGTGGAGAAAGAGCTGTTCAGAGGGAAGCGGGAGCACGCCATGACCTTACCCATTTGCAG CCGCTCGGGCGATGTGATCGAGCCTCTCCTGAAGAAACAATGGTTCATCCGCTGTCACGCAATGGCTCAAAAAGCAATCCGG GCTGTTGAGGACGGCCAGTTGGAAATCATCCCTGCCTTTTACAAGAAAACGTGGAAGAACTGGCTGTCCAACATCAA CGATTGGTGCCTTTCCAGGCAGCTGTGGTGGGGACATCAGATCCCCGCTTACAGGGTGGACTTTCCTTCTTCTACTGACAAACAAGAGGTTGTGCATCAGAGCTGTCTCACCGGACTGTGTCAAACAATG GAGCAATGGGTCTGGGGAAAGAATGAGGATGAGGCCCGTCAGAGAGCAAGCGTGAAATATGGAGTGAAAGCACAGGACCTCACTTTGACTCCAG ACTCTGATGTTCTGGATACCTGGTTCTCCTCTGCGCTCTTTCCTTTCGCCATGTTGGGCTGGCCTCAACAG ACCACAGATTTCCAACGCTTCTACCCAAACTCTATGCTGGAGACGGGGAGTGACCTGATCTTCTTTTGGGTGGCGAGGATGGTCATGCTGGCCACGGAGCTGACGGGCCACTTGCCTTTTAAACAA GTGCTACTTCACTCTCTGGTGAGGGATAAACATGGTCGCAAAATGAGTAAATCCTTGGGCAACGTCATCGACCCCTTGGATGTTATTCACGGAGTCTCCTTGGAG AGGCTTCAGCAGAAAGTGAAAGAGGGGAACCTTGAGCCCAGGGAACAAGCGGTGGCCTTGGAAGCTCAG AGGAAAGACTTCCCAAAGGGGATCCCTCAGTGTGGAACTGATGCTCTGAGATTTGCCCTTTGCGCTCACAAAATGATGG GAGAAGACATCAGTCTATCAATAGCTCAAGTGCTGAGCTGCAGACATTTCTGTAATAAAATGTGGCAGACGCTGAGATTCACTCTGGGAGCGCTGGGTGACAACACTCGGCCGGTGGGGAACCTGGACCAG GTGTCGGATTTGGGCAGTATGGAGCGCTGGATCTGCTCCCGACTATACAGCACTGTGGCACAAGTCGAGTGGGCCTTTGAAGAATACGAGCTTCATACGGTCACTGCTGCTCTGTACTCCTTCTGGGTCCACGATCTGTGTGACATCTATTTG GAGAGCGTGAAACCTGTGCTTCTAAAGCAAAACGAAGGGAGCGGCGGCAAGGCGAGACCAGCGGCAAGCGTGGTCCTCTATCACTGCGTGTCTGCATCTCTGGCCCTCCTCTCCCCAATCATGCCGTTCCTTACCGAGGAATTGTGGCAGAGACTCCAGCCGTTCCGAAGCCCAGCTGCAGCCCAGACCGCCAGCCTGTGTCTTCAGCCGTACCCCCGCTCGTCTCAACTG AAACACTGGCATTTCCCAGAAGAGGAACGGGATTTCCTGCTGGTCCAGGAAGTGATCCGCGTGGCTCGCTTCCTTAGGGCTCAGGGTGGTTTGACCAAAGAAAAGCCTCCCA TGTGGGTGGTCTGTTCGCCCAGTCAGGCCCAGATTCTCCTTCACTTTGGATCTGCCGTTTGGACTTTGAGCCGAGTGTCGCGCTTCAATGTCTATTGTCCCCAAGAAGCCGCCGTCTCTTGCGCTCCCCCGCCCAAAGGCTGCCTCGTAGGTGTTGTGGACCACACGTGCCGGCTGCACCTTCCTCTGCAG AGCGCCGTGAACATGACCAAACAAGTGGCCCGGCTCACCCAACGAAGAAGCAAACTTGTCCCGAAGCTGGATGAGCTCTTGTGCAAAATCCAATCTCCAGAATACCTTCACAAGGTCCCAGCGCACATCAGGGAGCAGATGGAGAGGAAG
- the vars2 gene encoding valine--tRNA ligase, mitochondrial isoform X3 — MMCFFVLKMWSIGSVRRLARRDAVRFCSCNSSNPSKSSAHFRLQVEKQKRKKERDNAILSSQTLADEEDLLKWSEKERILYTAQTPPGAKKDTSLPFPSSYSPDYVESSWYEWWEKEGFFRPEHHDVDELSHAVDQNFSLCIPPPNVTGTLHLGHALTVAIEDALVRWRRMQGQRVLWVPGCDHAGIATQSVVERMLLREKGKHRQDLTREEFLQEVWKWKNEKGDEIYQQLRKLGASLDWSRACFTMDQGFSQAVTEAFVRLSDAGLIYRSEALINWSCALESAISDIEVDSKELFGKTMLSVPNYEHKVEFGTMLTFAYPLDGHGGEIVVSTTRPETMLGDVAVAVHPDDPRYQNFHGMQCRHPFNDRLLPIVTDAIVDMELGTGAVKVTPAHDHTDFLLSQRHALPRLTVIGGDGKMTPLCGQWLEGVKRFDARELVVNALVEKELFRGKREHAMTLPICSRSGDVIEPLLKKQWFIRCHAMAQKAIRAVEDGQLEIIPAFYKKTWKNWLSNINDWCLSRQLWWGHQIPAYRVDFPSSTDKQETTDFQRFYPNSMLETGSDLIFFWVARMVMLATELTGHLPFKQVLLHSLVRDKHGRKMSKSLGNVIDPLDVIHGVSLERLQQKVKEGNLEPREQAVALEAQRKDFPKGIPQCGTDALRFALCAHKMMGEDISLSIAQVLSCRHFCNKMWQTLRFTLGALGDNTRPVGNLDQVSDLGSMERWICSRLYSTVAQVEWAFEEYELHTVTAALYSFWVHDLCDIYLESVKPVLLKQNEGSGGKARPAASVVLYHCVSASLALLSPIMPFLTEELWQRLQPFRSPAAAQTASLCLQPYPRSSQLKHWHFPEEERDFLLVQEVIRVARFLRAQGGLTKEKPPMWVVCSPSQAQILLHFGSAVWTLSRVSRFNVYCPQEAAVSCAPPPKGCLVGVVDHTCRLHLPLQSAVNMTKQVARLTQRRSKLVPKLDELLCKIQSPEYLHKVPAHIREQMERKLSAFQQELKTIEDQLQVLQMTECPTGSHSNDGDQCPTQRS; from the exons ATGATGTGTTTTTTCGTTTTGAAGATGTGGTCGATAGGTAGTGTTCGAAGGCTGGCAAGGAGAGATGCGGTCAGGTTCTGTTCTTGTAACTCGTCCAACCCCTCTAAGTCAAGCGCACATTTTCGTCTCcaagttgaaaaacaaaaacggaAAAAAGAGAGGGACAACGCCATACTATCCTCTCAAACCCTT GCTGATGAAGAAGACCTTCTCAAATGGAGCGAGAAGGAGCGAATTCTCTACACTGCTCAGACGCCACCCGGGGCAAAGAAAG ACACAAGCTTGCCATTCCCATCGTCATACAGCCCAGACTATGTGGAATCCAGCTGGTATGAGTGGTGGGAGAAGGAGGGATTCTTTCGGCCTGAGCACCAT GATGTTGATGAGTTATCTCACGCTGTGGATCAGAACTTCTCTCTGTGTATACCGCCACCAAATGTCACAGGGACTCTGCATCTGGGTCATGCTTTGACCGTAGCAATAGAAGATGCTTTGGTTCGATG GAGAAGGATGCAGGGCCAAAGAGTACTCTGGGTCCCTGGCTGTGATCATGCTGGTATAGCAACACAG AGCGTGGTGGAAAGGATGCTGCTCCGGGAAAAAGGGAAGCACAGGCAAGACTTGACTCGAGAAGAGTTTTTACAGGAGgtttggaaatggaaaaatga GAAAGGAGATGAGATCTATCAGCAGCTGAGGAAACTGGGTGCATCCTTGGACTGGAGTAGAGCCTGTTTCACCATGGATCAA GGTTTCAGTCAGGCAGTAACGGAGGCTTTTGTGCGTCTAAGTGATGCTGGTCTGATCTATCGCTCAGAGGCTCTGATCAATTGGAGCTGTGCTCTGGAGTCGGCCATCTCCGATATAGAG GTCGATTCAAAGGAACTATTTGGGAAAACCATGCTGTCTGTGCCGAATTATGAGCACAAAGTGGAATTTGGAACCATGCTCACCTTTGCATACCCCCTAGATGGCCACG GTGGAGAAATCGTGGTGTCAACAACTCGCCCAGAGACCATGCTGGGAGATGTGGCCGTAGCCGTTCATCCTGACGATCCTCGATACCAG AATTTCCACGGAATGCAATGCCGCCACCCCTTCAACGACAGACTGCTGCCCATTGTCACTGATGCAATTGTGGACATGGAGCTCGGGACAG GTGCGGTAAAGGTGACTCCTGCTCATGACCACACAGACTTCCTGTTGTCCCAGAGACACGCTCTGCCCCGCCTAACGGTGATTGGAGGAGATGGCAAGATGACTCCACTCTGTGGACAATGGCTGGAG GGAGTGAAGCGTTTTGATGCCAGAGAGCTGGTCGTAAACGCTCTGGTGGAGAAAGAGCTGTTCAGAGGGAAGCGGGAGCACGCCATGACCTTACCCATTTGCAG CCGCTCGGGCGATGTGATCGAGCCTCTCCTGAAGAAACAATGGTTCATCCGCTGTCACGCAATGGCTCAAAAAGCAATCCGG GCTGTTGAGGACGGCCAGTTGGAAATCATCCCTGCCTTTTACAAGAAAACGTGGAAGAACTGGCTGTCCAACATCAA CGATTGGTGCCTTTCCAGGCAGCTGTGGTGGGGACATCAGATCCCCGCTTACAGGGTGGACTTTCCTTCTTCTACTGACAAACAAGAG ACCACAGATTTCCAACGCTTCTACCCAAACTCTATGCTGGAGACGGGGAGTGACCTGATCTTCTTTTGGGTGGCGAGGATGGTCATGCTGGCCACGGAGCTGACGGGCCACTTGCCTTTTAAACAA GTGCTACTTCACTCTCTGGTGAGGGATAAACATGGTCGCAAAATGAGTAAATCCTTGGGCAACGTCATCGACCCCTTGGATGTTATTCACGGAGTCTCCTTGGAG AGGCTTCAGCAGAAAGTGAAAGAGGGGAACCTTGAGCCCAGGGAACAAGCGGTGGCCTTGGAAGCTCAG AGGAAAGACTTCCCAAAGGGGATCCCTCAGTGTGGAACTGATGCTCTGAGATTTGCCCTTTGCGCTCACAAAATGATGG GAGAAGACATCAGTCTATCAATAGCTCAAGTGCTGAGCTGCAGACATTTCTGTAATAAAATGTGGCAGACGCTGAGATTCACTCTGGGAGCGCTGGGTGACAACACTCGGCCGGTGGGGAACCTGGACCAG GTGTCGGATTTGGGCAGTATGGAGCGCTGGATCTGCTCCCGACTATACAGCACTGTGGCACAAGTCGAGTGGGCCTTTGAAGAATACGAGCTTCATACGGTCACTGCTGCTCTGTACTCCTTCTGGGTCCACGATCTGTGTGACATCTATTTG GAGAGCGTGAAACCTGTGCTTCTAAAGCAAAACGAAGGGAGCGGCGGCAAGGCGAGACCAGCGGCAAGCGTGGTCCTCTATCACTGCGTGTCTGCATCTCTGGCCCTCCTCTCCCCAATCATGCCGTTCCTTACCGAGGAATTGTGGCAGAGACTCCAGCCGTTCCGAAGCCCAGCTGCAGCCCAGACCGCCAGCCTGTGTCTTCAGCCGTACCCCCGCTCGTCTCAACTG AAACACTGGCATTTCCCAGAAGAGGAACGGGATTTCCTGCTGGTCCAGGAAGTGATCCGCGTGGCTCGCTTCCTTAGGGCTCAGGGTGGTTTGACCAAAGAAAAGCCTCCCA TGTGGGTGGTCTGTTCGCCCAGTCAGGCCCAGATTCTCCTTCACTTTGGATCTGCCGTTTGGACTTTGAGCCGAGTGTCGCGCTTCAATGTCTATTGTCCCCAAGAAGCCGCCGTCTCTTGCGCTCCCCCGCCCAAAGGCTGCCTCGTAGGTGTTGTGGACCACACGTGCCGGCTGCACCTTCCTCTGCAG AGCGCCGTGAACATGACCAAACAAGTGGCCCGGCTCACCCAACGAAGAAGCAAACTTGTCCCGAAGCTGGATGAGCTCTTGTGCAAAATCCAATCTCCAGAATACCTTCACAAGGTCCCAGCGCACATCAGGGAGCAGATGGAGAGGAAG
- the vars2 gene encoding valine--tRNA ligase, mitochondrial isoform X2 — MMCFFVLKMWSIGSVRRLARRDAVRFCSCNSSNPSKSSAHFRLQVEKQKRKKERDNAILSSQTLADEEDLLKWSEKERILYTAQTPPGAKKDTSLPFPSSYSPDYVESSWYEWWEKEGFFRPEHHDVDELSHAVDQNFSLCIPPPNVTGTLHLGHALTVAIEDALVRWRRMQGQRVLWVPGCDHAGIATQSVVERMLLREKGKHRQDLTREEFLQEVWKWKNEKGDEIYQQLRKLGASLDWSRACFTMDQGFSQAVTEAFVRLSDAGLIYRSEALINWSCALESAISDIEVDSKELFGKTMLSVPNYEHKVEFGTMLTFAYPLDGHGGEIVVSTTRPETMLGDVAVAVHPDDPRYQNFHGMQCRHPFNDRLLPIVTDAIVDMELGTGAVKVTPAHDHTDFLLSQRHALPRLTVIGGDGKMTPLCGQWLEGVKRFDARELVVNALVEKELFRGKREHAMTLPICSRSGDVIEPLLKKQWFIRCHAMAQKAIRAVEDGQLEIIPAFYKKTWKNWLSNINDWCLSRQLWWGHQIPAYRVDFPSSTDKQEEQWVWGKNEDEARQRASVKYGVKAQDLTLTPDSDVLDTWFSSALFPFAMLGWPQQTTDFQRFYPNSMLETGSDLIFFWVARMVMLATELTGHLPFKQVLLHSLVRDKHGRKMSKSLGNVIDPLDVIHGVSLERLQQKVKEGNLEPREQAVALEAQRKDFPKGIPQCGTDALRFALCAHKMMGEDISLSIAQVLSCRHFCNKMWQTLRFTLGALGDNTRPVGNLDQVSDLGSMERWICSRLYSTVAQVEWAFEEYELHTVTAALYSFWVHDLCDIYLESVKPVLLKQNEGSGGKARPAASVVLYHCVSASLALLSPIMPFLTEELWQRLQPFRSPAAAQTASLCLQPYPRSSQLKHWHFPEEERDFLLVQEVIRVARFLRAQGGLTKEKPPMWVVCSPSQAQILLHFGSAVWTLSRVSRFNVYCPQEAAVSCAPPPKGCLVGVVDHTCRLHLPLQSAVNMTKQVARLTQRRSKLVPKLDELLCKIQSPEYLHKVPAHIREQMERKLSAFQQELKTIEDQLQVLQMTECPTGSHSNDGDQCPTQRS; from the exons ATGATGTGTTTTTTCGTTTTGAAGATGTGGTCGATAGGTAGTGTTCGAAGGCTGGCAAGGAGAGATGCGGTCAGGTTCTGTTCTTGTAACTCGTCCAACCCCTCTAAGTCAAGCGCACATTTTCGTCTCcaagttgaaaaacaaaaacggaAAAAAGAGAGGGACAACGCCATACTATCCTCTCAAACCCTT GCTGATGAAGAAGACCTTCTCAAATGGAGCGAGAAGGAGCGAATTCTCTACACTGCTCAGACGCCACCCGGGGCAAAGAAAG ACACAAGCTTGCCATTCCCATCGTCATACAGCCCAGACTATGTGGAATCCAGCTGGTATGAGTGGTGGGAGAAGGAGGGATTCTTTCGGCCTGAGCACCAT GATGTTGATGAGTTATCTCACGCTGTGGATCAGAACTTCTCTCTGTGTATACCGCCACCAAATGTCACAGGGACTCTGCATCTGGGTCATGCTTTGACCGTAGCAATAGAAGATGCTTTGGTTCGATG GAGAAGGATGCAGGGCCAAAGAGTACTCTGGGTCCCTGGCTGTGATCATGCTGGTATAGCAACACAG AGCGTGGTGGAAAGGATGCTGCTCCGGGAAAAAGGGAAGCACAGGCAAGACTTGACTCGAGAAGAGTTTTTACAGGAGgtttggaaatggaaaaatga GAAAGGAGATGAGATCTATCAGCAGCTGAGGAAACTGGGTGCATCCTTGGACTGGAGTAGAGCCTGTTTCACCATGGATCAA GGTTTCAGTCAGGCAGTAACGGAGGCTTTTGTGCGTCTAAGTGATGCTGGTCTGATCTATCGCTCAGAGGCTCTGATCAATTGGAGCTGTGCTCTGGAGTCGGCCATCTCCGATATAGAG GTCGATTCAAAGGAACTATTTGGGAAAACCATGCTGTCTGTGCCGAATTATGAGCACAAAGTGGAATTTGGAACCATGCTCACCTTTGCATACCCCCTAGATGGCCACG GTGGAGAAATCGTGGTGTCAACAACTCGCCCAGAGACCATGCTGGGAGATGTGGCCGTAGCCGTTCATCCTGACGATCCTCGATACCAG AATTTCCACGGAATGCAATGCCGCCACCCCTTCAACGACAGACTGCTGCCCATTGTCACTGATGCAATTGTGGACATGGAGCTCGGGACAG GTGCGGTAAAGGTGACTCCTGCTCATGACCACACAGACTTCCTGTTGTCCCAGAGACACGCTCTGCCCCGCCTAACGGTGATTGGAGGAGATGGCAAGATGACTCCACTCTGTGGACAATGGCTGGAG GGAGTGAAGCGTTTTGATGCCAGAGAGCTGGTCGTAAACGCTCTGGTGGAGAAAGAGCTGTTCAGAGGGAAGCGGGAGCACGCCATGACCTTACCCATTTGCAG CCGCTCGGGCGATGTGATCGAGCCTCTCCTGAAGAAACAATGGTTCATCCGCTGTCACGCAATGGCTCAAAAAGCAATCCGG GCTGTTGAGGACGGCCAGTTGGAAATCATCCCTGCCTTTTACAAGAAAACGTGGAAGAACTGGCTGTCCAACATCAA CGATTGGTGCCTTTCCAGGCAGCTGTGGTGGGGACATCAGATCCCCGCTTACAGGGTGGACTTTCCTTCTTCTACTGACAAACAAGAG GAGCAATGGGTCTGGGGAAAGAATGAGGATGAGGCCCGTCAGAGAGCAAGCGTGAAATATGGAGTGAAAGCACAGGACCTCACTTTGACTCCAG ACTCTGATGTTCTGGATACCTGGTTCTCCTCTGCGCTCTTTCCTTTCGCCATGTTGGGCTGGCCTCAACAG ACCACAGATTTCCAACGCTTCTACCCAAACTCTATGCTGGAGACGGGGAGTGACCTGATCTTCTTTTGGGTGGCGAGGATGGTCATGCTGGCCACGGAGCTGACGGGCCACTTGCCTTTTAAACAA GTGCTACTTCACTCTCTGGTGAGGGATAAACATGGTCGCAAAATGAGTAAATCCTTGGGCAACGTCATCGACCCCTTGGATGTTATTCACGGAGTCTCCTTGGAG AGGCTTCAGCAGAAAGTGAAAGAGGGGAACCTTGAGCCCAGGGAACAAGCGGTGGCCTTGGAAGCTCAG AGGAAAGACTTCCCAAAGGGGATCCCTCAGTGTGGAACTGATGCTCTGAGATTTGCCCTTTGCGCTCACAAAATGATGG GAGAAGACATCAGTCTATCAATAGCTCAAGTGCTGAGCTGCAGACATTTCTGTAATAAAATGTGGCAGACGCTGAGATTCACTCTGGGAGCGCTGGGTGACAACACTCGGCCGGTGGGGAACCTGGACCAG GTGTCGGATTTGGGCAGTATGGAGCGCTGGATCTGCTCCCGACTATACAGCACTGTGGCACAAGTCGAGTGGGCCTTTGAAGAATACGAGCTTCATACGGTCACTGCTGCTCTGTACTCCTTCTGGGTCCACGATCTGTGTGACATCTATTTG GAGAGCGTGAAACCTGTGCTTCTAAAGCAAAACGAAGGGAGCGGCGGCAAGGCGAGACCAGCGGCAAGCGTGGTCCTCTATCACTGCGTGTCTGCATCTCTGGCCCTCCTCTCCCCAATCATGCCGTTCCTTACCGAGGAATTGTGGCAGAGACTCCAGCCGTTCCGAAGCCCAGCTGCAGCCCAGACCGCCAGCCTGTGTCTTCAGCCGTACCCCCGCTCGTCTCAACTG AAACACTGGCATTTCCCAGAAGAGGAACGGGATTTCCTGCTGGTCCAGGAAGTGATCCGCGTGGCTCGCTTCCTTAGGGCTCAGGGTGGTTTGACCAAAGAAAAGCCTCCCA TGTGGGTGGTCTGTTCGCCCAGTCAGGCCCAGATTCTCCTTCACTTTGGATCTGCCGTTTGGACTTTGAGCCGAGTGTCGCGCTTCAATGTCTATTGTCCCCAAGAAGCCGCCGTCTCTTGCGCTCCCCCGCCCAAAGGCTGCCTCGTAGGTGTTGTGGACCACACGTGCCGGCTGCACCTTCCTCTGCAG AGCGCCGTGAACATGACCAAACAAGTGGCCCGGCTCACCCAACGAAGAAGCAAACTTGTCCCGAAGCTGGATGAGCTCTTGTGCAAAATCCAATCTCCAGAATACCTTCACAAGGTCCCAGCGCACATCAGGGAGCAGATGGAGAGGAAG
- the ppp1r11 gene encoding E3 ubiquitin-protein ligase PPP1R11 translates to MAEVPGTSSETITETVQTSTPPPPQQEGRSLTIKLRKRKTEKKVEWSSDTVDNEHLGRRSSKCCCIYEKPRQFGESSSESEGDDDDEGCGSAHCILGHGRRDHEQRGGGGPTAPPKSGRSHAH, encoded by the exons ATGGCTGAGGTTCCTGGGACGTCAAGTGAGACCATAACGGAGACTGTGCAAACCAGCACCCCGCCACCGCCTCAGCAG GAGGGACGCAGTCTGACAATCAAGCTAAGGAAGAGGAAAACCGAGAAAAAGGTCGAATGGTCCAGCGACACGGTTGACAATGAGCACCTAGGGAGGAGGTCTTCCAAAT GTTGCTGTATTTACGAGAAGCCTCGCCAGTTTGGCGAGTCGTCCTCCGAAAGCGAGGGAGACGATGACGACGAAGGCTGTGGCAGCGCGCACTGTATCCTGGGCCACGGACGGAGGGATCACGAAcagagggggggcgggggaccCACGGCGCCCCCAAAGTCTGGAAGGTCACATGCTCACTAG
- the c19h6orf47 gene encoding uncharacterized protein C6orf47 homolog, whose translation MNTIDCEKPDLILEPLQGVHHLHCFVRLVRLSKWTNHLREKELRSLSVSLLQKVPRSTMTAVVGRAWGWLRSWARSAASDKTRSDQDELNKRTGSGWKEHNCPGDDEYWEAQEKPMEIEEVRAGKQEMEPTVEPVARWWWNTFLPKSFLPRGRKTQPSGLKPNLRHIKSGERDIDGDFSDYGTPPPSPTPRSRLASPFRLFVRSWNVELFPEHYEICFNFLRHLFDLFVVGFLWIVSPPVKLILEILGIQGPLRLWLHGMAMFFVSTVGMAGLLWLIQEHLPEFAFIYGIVQALVISVSLKNSVLFGLEDEQPRVEEESMEAEMSDGEQKELLCASDKKKTS comes from the coding sequence ATGAACACGATTGATTGCGAGAAGCCCGACTTGATTTTGGAGCCACTTCAGGGTGTACATCATCTGCACTGTTTTGTCCGACTTGTCCGTTTGAGCAAGTGGACAAACCATTTGAGAGAAAAGGAGCTGAGAAGTTTGTCAGTCAGTTTGCTGCAAAAAGTTCCTCGATCGACCATGACAGCTGTGGTCGGAAGAGCATGGGGATGGCTGCGTTCCTGGGCTAGGAGTGCAGCGTCAGACAAAACGAGGTCGGATCAAGATGAGCTCAACAAGCGCACTGGCTCTGGCTGGAAAGAGCACAATTGCCCAGGAGACGATGAGTACTGGGAAGCTCAGGAGAAACCGATGGAAATTGAAGAGGTGCGTGCAGGAAAACAAGAGATGGAGCCAACAGTTGAACCCGTTGCAAGATGGTGGTGGAATACATTCCTTCCAAAGTCTTTTCTTCCGCGGGGAAGGAAAACGCAGCCGAGCGGACTGAAGCCGAATTTGCGTCACATCAAGAGCGGCGAGCGGGATATCGACGGGGACTTTTCAGACTACGGAACGCCTCCTCCGTCCCCGACTCCCCGTTCTCGGCTAGCGTCGCCCTTTCGTCTCTTTGTGCGCAGCTGGAATGTGGAACTGTTTCCTGAGCATTATGAGATCTGCTTCAACTTCCTCCGccacctgtttgacctgtttgtGGTGGGCTTCCTGTGGATTGTGTCGCCTCCCGTCAAGCTGATCTTGGAAATTTTGGGCATCCAGGGACCGctgaggctttggctccatggcATGGCCATGTTTTTTGTGTCCACAGTGGGAATGGCTGGACTCCTGTGGCTCATCCAGGAGCATCTCCCAGAGTTTGCTTTTATCTACGGTATCGTGCAAGCTTTGGTGATCTCCGTCAGCTTGAAAAACAGCGTGCTTTTCGGCTTGGAAGATGAACAACCACGAGTGGAAGAGGAGAGCATGGAAGCTGAGATGAGCGACGGAGAGCAGAAAGAATTGCTTTGTGCAAGTGACAAGAAGAAGACGAGCTAA